One genomic region from Dichotomicrobium thermohalophilum encodes:
- a CDS encoding helix-turn-helix transcriptional regulator: MPNIPKTGFLRVRHIIGDEKADPPIPPIIPVSRSTWYAGVKSGRYPRPVKHAGMTLWRAEDIRALIEEINRSEAA, encoded by the coding sequence ATGCCGAACATTCCTAAGACGGGTTTTCTGCGTGTGCGTCACATCATTGGAGACGAGAAGGCTGACCCGCCCATCCCGCCGATCATCCCCGTTTCGCGGTCGACATGGTACGCAGGGGTCAAGTCGGGCCGCTATCCGCGCCCGGTGAAGCATGCCGGGATGACGCTCTGGAGGGCGGAGGACATCCGCGCGCTGATCGAGGAGATCAACCGCAGCGAGGCCGCGTGA